The following are encoded together in the Zonotrichia albicollis isolate bZonAlb1 chromosome 10, bZonAlb1.hap1, whole genome shotgun sequence genome:
- the LOC102071129 gene encoding uncharacterized protein LOC102071129 isoform X5, with protein sequence MMQNFVCMCTFISVSSLECRVHLPLRSVPNRRGASSSSSCRSAGAIHRAGYAALALHTRPRSPRCPMRSHFLQRYESGVAALPARPSLRRLRARPGYGRRARERRRERRGPGAAQPCPGRGTPARAARGERGPRGRGRAAASAAAWGDGPSATTGYSYLPMEVPSYGGTFRGRASDNRTSTIKELREDGQRTSRFYMLPHKK encoded by the exons CTCACTCGAGTGCCGTGTGCATCTCCCTCTCCGCTCGGTACCAAACCGCCGCggcgcctcctcctcctcctcctgccgctCCGCCGGCGCTATTCACAGAGCCGGCTACGCCGCGCTCGCCCTGCACACGCGGCCCCGCAGCCCGCGCTGCCCAATGCGCAGCCATTTCCTCCAGCGCTACGAAAGTGGCGTAGCGGCCCTCCCCGCCCGCCCCTCGCTGCGGCGGCTCCGCGCACGACCCGGCTATGGCCGCCGGGCCCGGGAGCGCCGGAGGGAGCGCCGCGGGCCCGGGGCAGCGCAGCCATGTCCCGGCCGAGGGACCCCGGCCCGGGCTGCTCGAGGGGAGCGGGgaccgcggggccggggccgagctgctgcctctgcagccgCCTGGGGAGACGGTCCGTCAGCAACAACGGGGTATTCGTACCTTCCTATGGAGGTACCTTCCTACGGGGGTACCTTTCGGGGCCGAG cgTCAGACAATAGAACATCAACTATCAAAGAATTACGAGAG GATGGTCAGAGAACCTCCAGATTCTACATGCTCCCACATAAGAAGTAG